In Stigmatopora nigra isolate UIUO_SnigA chromosome 21, RoL_Snig_1.1, whole genome shotgun sequence, the genomic stretch ACTAATTATTGATAGACTACGTTAAAAACAATTTGTGCTACTTCAATTAtgctttgaagaaaaaaatagcaatatatTTCCCACTTTGTTTACCAACTCAgactaatagaaaaaaataagtactcCCTCACTTTCGTTACCACTTTACCACAAACGTGACCAATAAAGCAATTCAGCCTTGGTGTACATATTTCAGGCATTCATTCAACTATATAAGTTTTTAGCGCCGAAAACCACATTGTAGACGAAAAAGACGAATTAAAACAACCAATATGGCATCCATACATAGACCGTTTAACAGCTTCACTAGCCAGttataaaaggaaaaatagaaaCAATGAATACTTAGATTAAGATTCCATTAAACAACCCCGCAACTGAAAATACACTAAACTATTTtgtatgttaaaaaaacgaccCTTTTCACTGCGTGCTAGTGCTAAGCTAATACATTGTCACCTACCGTGTTTCATCTTAATGATGCTGTTGACTGATACATTATCAGCAGCGACGAGAACAAAGTCCGGCCCCTGCATTCCAATTAAGTATTCCATTCTTTATTATGATAACTGGTTTGATATACAGTCTGAAATAGGGAAAGAAATAGGCGCTTCTCCCCTCGCTTAGCGAGATTACACAGCAAAAGTTGCAAGCGAACGGCGCAAATCAATGACGCACAATGATTTTGCATGACGTATTTTTCATGCGCCTTGGGCGGGCATTTTGAGCGGACTTTCTAGCCTTGTGCGGAAATACACAATACTTCTCGCTGTATTTTACTACTAAATGTCGATTGGATTTTATTGCTGCTTGAGCGAAAAGACCAACACCTCGGAGTGTGAAGAAAATGGCTGATTCGGATCACTTAAACAACTCCATGCAGAGAAGAAGATCTCCACGACTGGCTTCTCCTTTGGAAAATACGGCAAACAACATGGCTGGTGACAGCATTGCTCCCATCAACAAGCGTTTCACTGTGAGGAAATTAACACACAGAAAAACAGCTCCAACACCTGAAAACGGCAAGGAAAACGACAAAGAAAACACACCGAGGCACTCAAAGGGAAGCCAGGAGAAAAGGCAAAAGGTGTCTCTCCCTGGTTCTACCCGGCGAGGGCGGTCGTCCGGTGCTAACAAGGCCGCTGTACCCTCACCCATTCTCCAGCCGTCAACCCCGGTGCAGACTCCCTCCTCGGAGCCGGGAGACGAGGAGTGGTCACGGAAGGTTCGCCGCTCCTACACCCGAATCAGCGATAAGTCCTTCGGTAGCCCCGACGCCCGAGAGACTCTTTTCGGGTTCGAAACGTTGCAGACCCCCACAGTTGGAGCGCCGGTCAGGCGGGTTAAGACGCCCCTGGAGCTTTCGAGTACCGCGTCGGGGCTCGGTTCGTTCATTCTGGACGTCGAGGACTCTGTCACCGACCTCAACATCCCTGGGGTGGCGTTGGTGAAGCCAAAGAGGAACCGCAGGAAGGTCCAGAAGATAGACGAGACGGAACTGGACGCACTTTCGGCGAAAATGAACGCCGAGTTCCAGGAAGCCGAACAGTTCGAGTTGGTCGTGGAGTAACATTGCAAACTGATGTGTTTACTGACGTGTTGAAAAATCAGTAAAGTTGAGAAAGACAAATCTGTCCCTCCACACCTGTTTCGGTTCATAGGGAAAATGTATATAATTCTTGAAATAAAGactcaatgtttgtttttgtccatgTTTAGCTGCGTTATTTAGTCAAATATAAATACAGTTGGGACATTTCAAAGTTTAAGTACTTTTGTATCATCTCATATTTTTGTGACTGGAAAGTCCAATTCATAATGTTTGATGGTTGCTATGCATCTgttcatgaataaatattcCAAAGTTCTGTCAATAAATGAGTGATTTCCTTTACAAAATATGAACATCAAATGAGTGCACTGAAAATAATAAGGGTGAATGAACATTGAATGTATagccttcaaaaaaatgaatatcaaaGCCAGTTCTAAATCAGGTTTGGTAAGCTAAGATTCAATTCTTTATGTAGTTATTTTTAAtagaataaatagaaaaataaagattggATTTCTCAAACTAGAAGAGCAGTTAGATACTAAAACAATGATAAATAATGCTATATTTCTGCCTAGGCATCCAAACTCAAAACCTTACCATTTGGCTGACCTCTTTGACCTTAGCACACCAAAATGTAATCACCTATTCTGTTTCATATtatctttaactcattcactgccggttatagacgtccaatcgagTCAAAATGCCATTATGATCACAAAACACTTTATATTTCtccatctttattttttggcatattCCAAACAAGTGTCACCAAAGCCAGTGCGACAGCAGATgtcaacaaacatttttttaatttaaatctcCCTTTTCCTGGCATACAGATTTTGGAACAGGCATACAAGCAGGGTGTCTCTTTCCAGACCCCCACTACCACCCATCAcccctttcccccccccccccccccccccacacacacacacacatttggacCGAGGGCAGTTGTCGCCGGTTCAGCTTGACTGCTTCGTTAGGGCTCATCATTTGCATTCAGATTAATTATCTAATTACTGACAAATGTCCGGCGGCCAGCCCGCATTCGGGCTCGTCATCTCGCAGCCTGtaattattttaatcatttacttTCATCTGGAGCGTGGCTGCCTTACGCCTGTGTTTAGAGGCCATTCTTAATTACCCTGCCAAGAAGACACTCTGCTTTTTTcggggtgtgtgtatgtgtgtgtggaaggAGAACACCCCACATGATCCagagggtttttttgttgttgtttttttttcgtttttttttttgaaagcacAGAGGAAGCTGCATGCGACTAACTTGCAGTCATTCCCTCCTCCTCCACTCCATTGTACTTCCgctcccttttttccccccctttatCGCAAGCTCACACAGGAATGGCCTGTGGGCTTCACTGCTCTGACTGCTAATAcgcacacgcatgcacacactGACTACAAGAGAATCCGCCTGCCTATTTGCGGCACTCATCAGGATGCAAAAGTCTTGCTACTATCTTAAAATGTCCTCCTCTTATGGTAGGAACGTCCAACGCGGGTGGTTTCTAGTAGGTGGGCCATATTCAGAACcaacaacttttattt encodes the following:
- the cdca5 gene encoding sororin — protein: MADSDHLNNSMQRRRSPRLASPLENTANNMAGDSIAPINKRFTVRKLTHRKTAPTPENGKENDKENTPRHSKGSQEKRQKVSLPGSTRRGRSSGANKAAVPSPILQPSTPVQTPSSEPGDEEWSRKVRRSYTRISDKSFGSPDARETLFGFETLQTPTVGAPVRRVKTPLELSSTASGLGSFILDVEDSVTDLNIPGVALVKPKRNRRKVQKIDETELDALSAKMNAEFQEAEQFELVVE